The following coding sequences are from one Streptomyces sp. NBC_01294 window:
- the prcA gene encoding proteasome subunit alpha, whose protein sequence is MSTPFYVSPQQAMADRAEYARKGIARGRSLVVLQYADGIVFVGENPSRALHKFSEIYDRIGFAAAGKYNEYENLRIGGVRYADLRGYTYDRDDVTARGLANVYAQTLGTIFSSAGEKPYEVELVVAEVGATAAGDQIYRLPHDGSIVDEHGSVAVGGNAEQISTFLDQRHQDGMTLSEALKLAVQALSSQANGADKTIPAERLEVAVLDRTRAQQRKFKRIRGRQLARLLEANVPAAAQADAVSNEEAPEDEAE, encoded by the coding sequence GTGTCGACTCCGTTCTATGTGTCACCCCAGCAGGCCATGGCCGACCGGGCGGAATACGCCCGGAAGGGCATCGCCCGCGGTCGCAGCCTTGTCGTGCTGCAGTACGCCGACGGCATCGTGTTCGTCGGCGAGAACCCGTCCCGTGCGCTGCACAAGTTCAGTGAGATCTACGACCGGATCGGCTTCGCGGCCGCCGGCAAGTACAACGAGTACGAGAACCTGCGGATCGGCGGTGTGCGGTACGCGGATCTGCGTGGATACACCTATGACCGTGACGATGTGACGGCCCGTGGGCTGGCGAACGTGTACGCGCAGACGCTCGGCACGATCTTCTCCAGTGCGGGTGAGAAGCCGTACGAGGTGGAGCTGGTGGTCGCGGAGGTCGGTGCGACGGCTGCCGGGGACCAGATCTACCGGCTGCCGCACGACGGGTCGATCGTGGACGAGCACGGTTCGGTCGCGGTGGGCGGCAATGCCGAGCAGATCAGTACGTTCCTGGATCAGCGTCATCAGGACGGGATGACCCTGTCCGAGGCGTTGAAGCTCGCGGTGCAGGCGCTGTCGAGCCAGGCGAACGGTGCGGACAAGACGATTCCGGCCGAGCGGCTGGAGGTCGCGGTGCTGGACCGGACGCGGGCGCAGCAGCGGAAGTTCAAGCGGATCCGTGGCCGGCAGCTGGCGCGGCTGCTGGAGGCGAACGTGCCGGCGGCGGCCCAGGCGGATGCCGTGTCGAACGAGGAGGCTCCGGAGGACGAGGCGGAGTAG
- a CDS encoding LacI family DNA-binding transcriptional regulator produces MTRPTSRDVATAAGVSQATVSLVLGDKWPGRVSERTATHVRETATRLGYRPNLAARNLRLGSTRTALLVVPALTNEFFARVYTGAARVAAEHGFGVVLYPSPDGTGPARDPFASARAALDGVIASSMAADALRAIGGDTLPLVMLDSDPTADTAAAHVNLAMADGMRQITAHLLAHGHRRFLHLASAVDSWTFDTRAEALAALLGPENELRTVRAPLTVEGARAAAEAALADPRGRPTAIVCDDDILAAGACKAARRLGLRVPEDLSVTGFDDLALATAVEPELTTVHLPAERVGEQGMTALLAVLEGTPWTAPDIPVRLITRGSSGPAPTP; encoded by the coding sequence GTGACGAGACCCACCAGCCGCGACGTCGCCACCGCCGCCGGGGTCTCCCAGGCCACCGTCTCCCTCGTCCTCGGCGACAAATGGCCCGGCCGCGTCTCCGAACGCACCGCAACCCACGTCCGCGAAACCGCCACCCGCCTCGGCTACCGCCCCAACCTCGCCGCCCGCAACCTGCGCCTCGGCTCCACCCGCACCGCCCTCCTCGTCGTCCCCGCCCTCACCAACGAGTTCTTCGCCCGCGTCTACACCGGCGCCGCCCGCGTCGCCGCGGAACACGGCTTCGGCGTCGTCCTCTACCCCTCCCCCGACGGCACCGGCCCCGCCCGCGACCCCTTCGCCTCCGCCCGCGCCGCCCTCGACGGAGTCATCGCCTCCTCCATGGCCGCCGACGCCCTGCGCGCCATCGGCGGCGACACCCTCCCCCTCGTCATGCTCGACAGCGACCCCACCGCGGACACCGCCGCCGCCCACGTCAACCTCGCCATGGCCGACGGCATGCGCCAGATCACCGCCCACCTCCTCGCCCACGGCCACCGGCGCTTCCTCCACCTCGCCTCCGCCGTCGACTCCTGGACCTTCGACACCCGCGCCGAAGCCCTGGCCGCCCTCCTGGGCCCCGAAAACGAGCTGCGCACCGTACGCGCCCCCCTCACCGTGGAAGGCGCCCGTGCGGCCGCCGAAGCCGCCCTCGCCGACCCCCGGGGCCGGCCCACCGCCATCGTCTGCGACGACGACATCCTCGCCGCCGGCGCCTGCAAGGCCGCCCGCCGCCTCGGCCTGCGCGTCCCCGAGGACCTCTCCGTCACCGGCTTCGACGACCTCGCCCTCGCCACCGCCGTCGAACCCGAACTCACCACGGTCCACCTCCCCGCCGAACGCGTCGGCGAACAAGGCATGACCGCCCTCCTCGCCGTCCTCGAAGGCACCCCCTGGACCGCCCCGGACATCCCCGTCCGCCTCATCACCCGCGGCTCCTCGGGCCCCGCCCCCACCCCCTGA
- a CDS encoding MFS transporter encodes MAAGYAELLGTRHAARLLVGTLIGRLPNATAPIAIVLFTRAEGGSYSLAGALAAAYGLANAVGQPLLGRAVDLFGQPRVQLPAAVVSALGMVWLALVGTGSVVAAYAAVVVAGLFTPPLEGGLRALWPGVLGGREEKVHAAYAMDAVAQEVMFTVGPLLVTLFVAVWSPAGALLALNAIGVLGALSVVVSEPSRSWRSAPREAHWLGALRSRGLLALLGAFFFVGTALGSITVAGVAYADDHGNQAVYGWLMAALGLGALIGGVFYGARQWAGAPERRLRMLVALLALCYLPLMLTPGPVAMTALAALLALCYLPLMLTPGPVAMTALAALSGVFLAPALACAFIVVDRHAPAGTVTEAFSWLVTFFGVGAAIGTAVAGPAVELGGTAASFGVASVAGGAALLVLMVTQRVLATAGRGRAVAGSSEGVSDGAREVPSGAPSAG; translated from the coding sequence ATGGCCGCGGGATACGCGGAGCTGCTGGGGACCCGGCACGCCGCGAGGCTGCTGGTGGGCACGCTCATAGGCAGGCTGCCCAACGCCACGGCGCCGATCGCGATCGTGCTGTTCACGCGGGCCGAGGGCGGCAGCTACAGCCTCGCGGGGGCCCTCGCCGCCGCGTACGGGCTGGCCAACGCGGTGGGTCAGCCGCTGCTGGGCCGGGCGGTGGACCTCTTCGGGCAGCCCCGGGTGCAGCTGCCGGCCGCCGTGGTGTCGGCTCTGGGCATGGTGTGGCTGGCGCTCGTCGGTACGGGGTCGGTGGTGGCCGCGTATGCCGCGGTGGTCGTCGCGGGGCTGTTCACGCCGCCCCTGGAGGGCGGGCTGCGGGCGCTGTGGCCGGGCGTGCTGGGGGGCCGTGAGGAGAAGGTGCACGCCGCGTACGCGATGGACGCGGTGGCGCAGGAGGTCATGTTCACGGTCGGTCCGCTGCTGGTGACGCTGTTCGTGGCGGTGTGGTCGCCGGCGGGGGCGCTGCTGGCCCTCAACGCGATCGGGGTGCTGGGTGCGCTCTCGGTGGTGGTCAGCGAGCCGTCGCGCTCGTGGCGTTCGGCGCCGCGGGAGGCGCACTGGCTGGGCGCCCTGCGTTCGCGGGGGCTGCTGGCGCTGCTGGGTGCGTTCTTCTTCGTGGGGACGGCGCTGGGTTCGATCACCGTGGCCGGTGTGGCGTACGCGGACGATCACGGGAACCAGGCCGTGTACGGCTGGCTGATGGCGGCGCTCGGACTGGGTGCGCTGATCGGTGGCGTGTTCTACGGGGCCCGGCAGTGGGCGGGTGCGCCGGAGCGGCGGCTGCGGATGCTGGTGGCGCTGCTCGCGCTCTGCTACCTGCCGTTGATGCTGACGCCGGGGCCGGTGGCGATGACGGCGCTCGCGGCGCTGCTCGCGCTCTGCTACCTGCCGTTGATGCTGACGCCGGGGCCGGTGGCGATGACGGCGCTCGCGGCGCTGTCGGGCGTGTTCCTGGCGCCCGCTCTGGCGTGTGCGTTCATCGTGGTGGACCGGCACGCTCCGGCGGGCACGGTGACGGAGGCCTTCTCGTGGCTGGTGACGTTCTTCGGGGTGGGTGCGGCCATTGGTACGGCGGTGGCCGGTCCGGCGGTGGAGCTGGGCGGCACGGCGGCGAGCTTCGGCGTGGCGAGTGTCGCGGGGGGTGCGGCGCTGCTGGTGCTGATGGTCACTCAGCGGGTGCTGGCAACTGCGGGGCGGGGACGCGCGGTGGCGGGTTCGTCTGAGGGGGTGTCGGACGGGGCCCGTGAGGTGCCGTCGGGGGCTCCGTCGGCGGGCTGA
- the pafA gene encoding Pup--protein ligase codes for MDRRIFGLENEYGVTCTFRGQRRLSPDEVARYLFRRVVSWGRSSNVFLRNGARLYLDVGSHPEYATPECDNVTELVTHDKAGERILEGLLVDAERRLHEEGIAGDVYLFKNNTDSAGNSYGCHENYLVARHGEFSRLADILIPFLVTRQLICGAGKVLQTPRGAVYCVSQRAEHIWEGVSSATTRSRPIINTRDEPHADAERYRRLHVIVGDSNMSETTMLLKVGATDLVLRMIEAGTVMRDLTLENPIRAIREVSHDITGQRKVRLASGREASALEIQREYYDKAVDFAERRGIRTGVVDQVLELWGRTLDAIDAEDLDRIGTEIDWVMKYQLIERYRAKHNMTMSNPRVAQIDLAYHDIHRRRGLYYLLERKGQAARICNDLKIFEGKSVPPQTTRARLRGDFIRRAQEQRRDFTVDWVHLKLNDQAQRTVLCKDPFRSVDDRVEKLIAGM; via the coding sequence ATGGACCGCCGCATTTTCGGGCTGGAGAACGAGTACGGCGTCACGTGCACGTTCAGGGGACAGCGCCGACTGTCTCCTGACGAAGTGGCGCGCTACCTCTTCCGCCGTGTTGTGTCATGGGGCCGCAGCAGCAATGTCTTCCTGCGGAACGGCGCCCGCCTGTACCTCGACGTGGGTTCGCATCCGGAATATGCAACTCCCGAATGCGACAACGTGACCGAGTTGGTCACGCACGACAAAGCAGGCGAGCGCATTCTCGAAGGACTGCTCGTCGACGCCGAACGCCGCCTGCACGAGGAGGGAATCGCGGGCGACGTCTATCTCTTCAAGAACAACACCGACTCGGCGGGCAACTCGTACGGCTGCCACGAGAACTACCTGGTGGCCCGGCACGGGGAATTCTCCCGCCTGGCGGACATTCTCATTCCGTTCCTTGTCACGCGGCAGCTGATCTGCGGCGCCGGCAAGGTGCTGCAGACGCCCCGGGGCGCGGTCTACTGCGTGAGCCAGCGGGCCGAGCACATCTGGGAGGGCGTCAGCTCCGCGACGACCCGTTCGCGGCCGATCATCAACACCCGGGACGAGCCGCACGCGGACGCCGAGCGCTACCGCCGGCTGCACGTGATCGTGGGCGACTCGAACATGTCCGAGACGACCATGCTGCTGAAGGTCGGGGCCACCGACCTGGTGCTGCGCATGATCGAGGCGGGCACGGTGATGCGGGACCTGACCCTGGAGAACCCGATCCGGGCGATCCGCGAGGTCAGCCACGACATCACGGGTCAGCGCAAGGTGCGTCTGGCGAGCGGCCGGGAGGCCTCGGCGCTGGAGATCCAGCGGGAGTACTACGACAAGGCGGTGGACTTCGCCGAGCGCCGGGGCATCCGTACCGGTGTGGTGGACCAGGTGCTGGAGCTGTGGGGTCGCACGCTCGACGCGATCGACGCGGAGGACCTGGACCGGATCGGGACCGAGATCGACTGGGTCATGAAGTACCAGCTGATCGAGCGGTACCGGGCCAAGCACAACATGACCATGTCGAATCCGCGGGTGGCTCAGATAGACCTCGCGTATCACGACATCCACCGCCGGCGCGGGCTGTACTACCTGCTGGAGCGCAAGGGGCAGGCGGCGCGGATCTGCAACGACCTGAAGATCTTCGAGGGCAAGTCGGTGCCCCCGCAGACGACGCGGGCGCGGCTGCGCGGTGACTTCATCCGCCGGGCGCAGGAGCAGCGGCGGGACTTCACGGTGGACTGGGTGCACCTGAAGCTCAATGACCAGGCGCAGCGGACGGTGCTGTGCAAGGACCCGTTCCGGTCGGTGGACGACCGGGTGGAGAAGCTGATCGCCGGCATGTAG
- a CDS encoding FKBP-type peptidyl-prolyl cis-trans isomerase — protein MRRLAGLLVVPLLLLTTAACGDDSGSDSAQMKNGAPAITKGAKFGETPTLSKGKGTPPKELKVVTISEGTGQVLKKDDIAQVNYYGQVWDGKEPFDQSFGRPAPFDLTIGAGAVIKGWDQGLEGQKVGSRVELVIPPELGYGAQGSGEKIKPNATLVFVVDILKGATVPASATGKEVAQDNKDLPKVGTNTDGKEVTVAVPKDTAEPAKLVSSYVLEGDGAAVKDTDSVVVKFHGKTWKDDKTFESTYTSGQTVTWPLSELSVTGLKEGLIGKKVGSRILLVIPPDQAFGDKEQGTIPAKSTLVFSLDILAVM, from the coding sequence GTGCGCCGACTTGCCGGCCTGCTTGTCGTACCCCTTCTGCTGCTGACGACCGCAGCGTGTGGCGACGACAGCGGCTCCGACTCCGCCCAGATGAAGAACGGGGCGCCCGCGATCACCAAGGGTGCCAAGTTCGGGGAGACGCCCACCCTGTCGAAGGGGAAGGGCACGCCGCCCAAGGAGCTGAAGGTGGTGACCATCAGCGAGGGCACCGGGCAGGTCCTGAAGAAGGACGACATCGCGCAGGTCAACTACTACGGCCAGGTGTGGGACGGCAAGGAGCCGTTCGACCAGAGCTTCGGCCGGCCCGCGCCGTTCGACCTGACGATCGGCGCCGGCGCCGTCATCAAGGGCTGGGACCAGGGCCTGGAGGGCCAGAAGGTCGGCAGCCGTGTCGAGCTGGTGATCCCGCCGGAGCTCGGTTACGGGGCCCAGGGCTCGGGCGAGAAGATCAAGCCGAACGCCACGCTGGTCTTCGTCGTGGACATCCTCAAGGGCGCCACCGTCCCGGCCTCGGCCACGGGCAAGGAAGTCGCCCAGGACAACAAGGACCTGCCCAAGGTCGGCACGAACACGGACGGCAAGGAAGTCACCGTGGCCGTCCCGAAGGACACCGCCGAGCCGGCCAAGCTGGTCTCGAGCTACGTCCTGGAGGGCGACGGCGCCGCGGTGAAGGACACCGACAGCGTCGTCGTCAAGTTCCACGGCAAGACGTGGAAGGACGACAAGACCTTCGAGAGCACGTACACCAGCGGGCAGACGGTCACCTGGCCGCTGTCGGAGCTGTCGGTCACGGGCCTGAAGGAAGGCCTGATCGGCAAGAAGGTCGGCAGCCGCATCCTGCTGGTCATCCCGCCGGACCAGGCCTTCGGCGACAAGGAGCAGGGCACCATCCCGGCCAAGTCGACGCTGGTCTTCAGCCTCGACATCCTCGCCGTGATGTAA
- a CDS encoding FKBP-type peptidyl-prolyl cis-trans isomerase — translation MRSSAVSDKLEKPEIDFPEGEAPKDLKIEEIWVGDGEEAKKGDRVSVHYVGVAFSTGEEFDASWNRGSALQFQLGIGQVIAGWDQGVQGMKVGGRRKLTIPAHLAYGDRGAGGAIAPGETLIFVCDLVKVG, via the coding sequence ATGAGGAGCAGTGCCGTGAGCGACAAGCTCGAGAAGCCCGAGATCGACTTCCCCGAGGGCGAAGCCCCGAAGGACCTCAAGATCGAGGAGATCTGGGTCGGCGACGGCGAGGAGGCCAAGAAGGGCGACCGCGTCTCCGTCCACTACGTGGGTGTGGCCTTCTCCACCGGTGAGGAGTTCGACGCTTCCTGGAACCGTGGTTCCGCGCTCCAGTTCCAGCTCGGCATCGGCCAGGTCATCGCCGGATGGGACCAGGGCGTCCAGGGCATGAAGGTCGGCGGCCGTCGCAAGCTGACGATCCCCGCCCACCTCGCCTACGGCGACCGCGGCGCGGGCGGCGCGATCGCCCCGGGCGAGACGCTGATCTTCGTCTGCGACCTGGTCAAGGTCGGCTGA
- a CDS encoding helix-turn-helix transcriptional regulator, with amino-acid sequence MAIAKAERLMNLALCLLGTRRPLSKRELRGSIEAYMEAGNDESFNRMFERDKDDLRELGLVIETVENLEGETGYLARRDSNRLPPVSLDAEEAAALGLAAKVWQQARLAGAASGALQKLRAGGMPEAGDPYEGQHSAIEPRIPVHEAAFEPLMLACRDRRPVVFDYRKSTAARPETRQVEPWALECWRGHWYLAGYDRDRGAERVFRLSRITGKVRSRAAKYTAEVPDVVTVRETVASWAGESADRSALIRLRAGAGYPLRAKATAVREGGDGWDELEIPYGHGLDAWLVEFGPDVVVVGPADLRADVVDRLRAVAGA; translated from the coding sequence ATGGCGATTGCCAAGGCCGAGCGGCTGATGAATCTGGCGCTGTGTCTGCTGGGGACCCGCCGGCCGCTCAGCAAGCGCGAGTTGCGCGGTTCCATCGAGGCCTACATGGAGGCCGGCAACGACGAGTCCTTCAACCGCATGTTCGAGCGGGACAAGGACGATCTGCGCGAACTCGGCCTGGTCATCGAGACGGTGGAGAACCTGGAGGGCGAGACCGGCTACCTGGCCCGCCGGGACAGCAACCGGCTGCCGCCCGTCTCCCTGGACGCCGAGGAGGCCGCCGCCCTGGGGCTGGCGGCCAAGGTGTGGCAGCAGGCCCGTCTCGCGGGAGCCGCCAGCGGAGCCCTGCAGAAGCTGCGCGCGGGCGGGATGCCCGAGGCGGGCGACCCGTACGAGGGGCAGCACAGCGCCATCGAGCCGCGCATCCCGGTCCACGAGGCGGCCTTCGAGCCGCTGATGCTGGCCTGCCGGGACCGCCGGCCGGTGGTCTTCGACTACCGCAAGTCCACCGCGGCCCGGCCCGAGACCCGTCAGGTGGAGCCGTGGGCGCTGGAGTGCTGGCGCGGTCACTGGTACCTGGCCGGCTACGACCGCGACCGCGGGGCGGAGCGGGTGTTCCGGCTCTCCCGGATCACCGGCAAGGTCCGCTCGCGGGCGGCCAAGTACACCGCGGAGGTGCCGGACGTGGTGACCGTGCGGGAGACCGTGGCGAGCTGGGCCGGGGAGAGCGCGGACCGTTCCGCGCTGATCCGGTTGCGGGCCGGGGCGGGCTACCCGCTGCGGGCCAAGGCCACCGCGGTGCGCGAGGGCGGGGACGGCTGGGACGAGCTGGAGATCCCGTACGGGCACGGGCTGGACGCCTGGCTGGTGGAGTTCGGGCCCGACGTCGTCGTGGTCGGGCCCGCCGACCTCCGGGCGGACGTGGTGGACCGGCTGCGGGCCGTCGCCGGGGCCTGA
- a CDS encoding helix-turn-helix transcriptional regulator, translating into MAANAIDQTRRMLSLVTYLRERPGAHVADVARAFGITEDELISDLDVLPMCGTSFRGGDLLDIDTDGERIWWRNPDASGESTAEPLRLAADEATALLVAARAVATLPGLRESDRDALLRATAKLEAAAGEAAGASARLSVTFESEGGVFADVDRAIAERRRLWVRYYSPARDELTERKVDPIRLFAVGHTYMEGWCHLSEARRTFRLDRVAEIKLLDERAEPPAIEPRDLSEGLVQPAAEDPEVVVEVGPGGRWVAEYYPHDSAEELTGGGLRITLRSPDPASLRRLALRLGREGRIVAPSELADSARSAAREALAGYGEQV; encoded by the coding sequence ATGGCTGCCAACGCCATCGACCAGACCCGCCGGATGCTGTCCCTGGTGACGTACCTGCGCGAGCGCCCCGGGGCGCACGTCGCGGACGTCGCGCGTGCCTTCGGGATCACCGAGGACGAGCTGATCTCGGACCTCGACGTGCTGCCCATGTGCGGGACCAGCTTCCGGGGCGGGGACCTGCTCGACATCGACACCGACGGGGAGCGCATCTGGTGGCGCAATCCCGACGCCTCGGGGGAGTCCACCGCCGAGCCGCTGCGCCTGGCCGCCGACGAGGCGACGGCCCTGCTGGTCGCCGCCCGCGCCGTGGCGACCCTGCCCGGCCTGCGCGAGAGCGACCGTGACGCCCTGCTGCGGGCCACCGCCAAGCTGGAGGCGGCCGCGGGCGAGGCCGCCGGGGCCAGCGCCCGGCTGTCGGTGACCTTCGAATCCGAGGGCGGGGTCTTCGCGGACGTCGACCGGGCGATCGCGGAGCGCCGGCGGCTGTGGGTGCGCTACTACTCGCCGGCGCGCGACGAGCTCACCGAGCGCAAGGTCGACCCGATCCGGCTCTTCGCGGTCGGCCACACCTACATGGAGGGGTGGTGCCACCTCTCCGAGGCCCGGCGCACCTTCCGCCTCGACCGGGTCGCGGAGATCAAGCTGCTCGACGAGCGGGCCGAGCCGCCCGCCATCGAGCCGCGCGACCTGTCCGAGGGGCTGGTCCAGCCGGCCGCCGAGGACCCGGAGGTCGTGGTCGAGGTGGGGCCGGGCGGGCGCTGGGTCGCCGAGTACTACCCGCACGACAGCGCGGAGGAGCTGACCGGCGGGGGCCTGCGGATCACGCTGCGCAGCCCGGATCCGGCCTCGCTGCGCCGGCTCGCGCTGCGGCTGGGGCGTGAGGGGCGGATCGTGGCCCCCTCCGAGCTGGCGGACAGTGCGCGCAGCGCCGCCCGGGAGGCACTCGCGGGGTACGGGGAACAGGTCTGA
- the tatA gene encoding Sec-independent protein translocase subunit TatA, whose amino-acid sequence MGNLRGWEILVIVGVIILLFGAKKLPDMARSLGKSARILKSEAKAMKKDGEAEDAATATVADQAGQQPVAPRTIQAAPGDVTSARPVSETNRTAQG is encoded by the coding sequence ATGGGCAACCTCAGGGGTTGGGAAATCCTCGTCATCGTCGGAGTCATCATCCTGCTGTTCGGCGCCAAGAAGCTTCCTGACATGGCCCGCTCCCTCGGCAAGTCGGCCCGCATCCTCAAGAGCGAGGCCAAGGCCATGAAGAAGGACGGCGAGGCCGAGGACGCGGCCACCGCCACCGTCGCGGACCAGGCCGGCCAGCAGCCCGTCGCCCCGCGCACCATCCAGGCCGCGCCCGGTGACGTCACCAGCGCCCGCCCGGTCAGCGAGACGAACCGCACCGCCCAGGGCTGA
- the tatC gene encoding twin-arginine translocase subunit TatC, which translates to MLKSARKQEKADKDAEGRMPLVEHLRELRNRLLKSVLAILVITIVAAFFYRDIINFLLKPMLDSVGCTNGVVTQRNGKPCADMTVNGLISAFSIALKVSLMAGAVLSAPVWLYQLWAFAAPGLHSHEKKYARSFVAVGAPLFGAGAVLAYKILPQTATILLEFTPDHARNLLPVDDYLDLVARMVIVFGLAFELPLLLILLNFTGVLTGKRLASWWRGMVLGITVFAAFATPTGDPPTMLALALPIVALYFLALGICLLNDRRRARKDPDAGLSDDEASELDLTPAPIGALESVPAPAVLPEQADGGRQRINGYDDAT; encoded by the coding sequence TTGCTCAAGTCTGCCCGCAAGCAGGAGAAAGCGGACAAGGACGCCGAAGGGCGGATGCCTCTTGTCGAGCACCTGCGTGAGCTGAGAAACCGTCTGCTGAAGTCGGTCCTGGCGATCCTCGTGATCACCATCGTGGCCGCCTTCTTCTACCGGGACATCATCAACTTCCTGTTGAAGCCGATGCTGGACTCCGTCGGCTGTACCAACGGTGTGGTGACCCAGCGCAACGGCAAGCCCTGCGCCGACATGACGGTGAACGGCCTCATCTCGGCATTCTCGATCGCCCTGAAGGTCTCGCTGATGGCCGGTGCGGTGCTGTCCGCCCCGGTGTGGCTGTACCAGCTGTGGGCGTTCGCCGCGCCCGGTCTGCACAGCCACGAGAAGAAGTACGCACGCAGCTTCGTGGCCGTGGGCGCTCCGCTCTTCGGCGCCGGCGCGGTCCTCGCGTACAAGATCCTTCCGCAGACCGCGACGATCCTGCTGGAGTTCACCCCCGACCACGCGCGGAACCTGCTGCCGGTCGACGACTACCTCGACCTGGTCGCCCGCATGGTGATCGTCTTCGGCCTGGCCTTCGAGCTGCCGCTGCTGCTGATCCTGCTGAACTTCACCGGTGTGCTCACGGGCAAGCGGCTGGCGAGCTGGTGGCGGGGCATGGTCCTCGGCATCACGGTCTTCGCCGCCTTCGCGACCCCCACCGGTGACCCGCCGACCATGCTGGCGCTGGCCCTGCCCATCGTGGCCCTCTACTTCCTCGCCCTCGGCATCTGTCTCCTCAACGACCGGCGGCGCGCGCGCAAGGACCCCGACGCGGGCCTGAGCGACGACGAGGCCTCGGAGCTGGACCTGACCCCCGCGCCGATCGGCGCGCTGGAATCGGTCCCGGCCCCCGCCGTGCTGCCCGAACAGGCCGACGGCGGACGCCAGCGGATCAACGGGTACGACGACGCGACCTGA